A window of Campylobacter ureolyticus contains these coding sequences:
- a CDS encoding response regulator transcription factor has protein sequence MESLIVVIDDEEDMLDLLEFNLTKAGYEVLGFLNTSKIEQLLNEENVDLLIVDRNLPGVEGSEFIKNLRLKGYNNSVIFLSAKTSMNEQLEGFEAGGDDYITKPFEMDNLLARIKAVLKRTKKKADIYKFKDIFINLTNAEVLIGNTNIELTKLETNLLVEFIKNKNILLTRDYLLSVIWNDENSSEKTVNIAIKRLREKIDPTREKKYIKSIRGEGYMLC, from the coding sequence TTGGAAAGTTTAATTGTAGTAATTGATGATGAAGAGGATATGCTAGATCTTCTTGAGTTTAATCTTACAAAAGCAGGCTATGAAGTGCTTGGTTTTTTAAACACTTCTAAAATTGAGCAACTTTTAAATGAAGAAAATGTTGATTTGCTAATAGTAGATAGAAACTTACCGGGTGTTGAGGGAAGTGAGTTTATTAAGAATTTAAGACTTAAAGGATACAATAATTCAGTAATTTTTTTAAGTGCTAAAACTTCTATGAATGAGCAGCTTGAGGGTTTTGAAGCAGGAGGCGATGACTATATAACAAAGCCTTTTGAAATGGATAATCTACTTGCAAGAATCAAAGCTGTCTTAAAAAGAACAAAGAAAAAAGCAGATATTTATAAATTTAAAGATATTTTTATAAATTTAACAAATGCTGAAGTTTTAATTGGTAACACAAATATTGAGTTAACTAAATTAGAGACAAATTTACTTGTTGAGTTTATAAAAAATAAAAATATTTTACTCACAAGAGACTATCTTTTAAGTGTTATTTGGAATGATGAAAACTCAAGCGAAAAAACAGTAAATATTGCTATAAAAAGACTTCGTGAAAAAATTGATCCAACAAGAGAAAAAAAATATATAAAATCAATTAGAGGCGAAGGATATATGCTTTGTTAA